In Halobaculum limi, one DNA window encodes the following:
- a CDS encoding M20 family metallopeptidase, translating into MTTTADQTPGLRELTRDLVAIPSHEDETAAGDAIEAWLRAETDGRVERDDHGNVFARKGDADAPTLALVGHHDVVPPGDPQIATGDDGEVSYVLEERDGRLYGRGSADMKGAVAAAMCAFRDADPDGCELCFVSFVGEEEGGTGARAAIADGFAPEFAVVGEGSTNYSGEGVTDVVVAHKGRRASTLLATGQSTHASIPEEGVNAVYRACDAVDVVREMAFPETTVMGESVRGSVAVTGIEGGTAWNVVPDGCEVTIDERTVPGERAPLERVEDVEGVEWRVDQDLPPMACSDDDFADVVLAAARDTQSGTPEHVVKPHATDAGWLADAGTACVICGAAESGEAHTDTESVSYEVLDRCYRVYREVAARASTFA; encoded by the coding sequence ATGACAACCACGGCGGATCAGACACCGGGCCTGCGGGAACTGACGCGTGACCTCGTCGCCATCCCGAGCCACGAGGACGAGACGGCCGCCGGCGACGCCATCGAGGCGTGGCTTCGCGCGGAGACGGACGGTCGCGTCGAGCGTGACGACCACGGCAACGTGTTCGCCCGGAAAGGCGACGCCGACGCGCCGACGCTGGCACTCGTCGGCCACCACGACGTCGTCCCGCCGGGCGACCCGCAGATAGCGACCGGCGACGACGGCGAGGTGTCGTACGTCCTCGAAGAGCGCGACGGTCGGCTGTACGGCCGCGGGAGCGCGGACATGAAAGGCGCCGTCGCCGCCGCGATGTGTGCGTTCCGCGACGCCGACCCGGACGGCTGTGAACTGTGCTTCGTCTCGTTCGTCGGGGAGGAGGAGGGCGGAACCGGTGCGCGAGCGGCCATCGCCGACGGCTTCGCCCCGGAGTTCGCCGTCGTCGGTGAGGGGTCGACGAACTACTCCGGCGAGGGCGTCACCGACGTCGTCGTCGCACACAAGGGTCGTCGCGCGAGCACGCTCCTCGCGACTGGACAGAGCACGCACGCGAGCATCCCCGAGGAAGGTGTCAACGCGGTGTACCGCGCCTGCGACGCCGTCGACGTCGTCCGCGAGATGGCGTTCCCCGAGACGACAGTGATGGGCGAGTCTGTCCGTGGGAGCGTCGCCGTCACCGGCATCGAGGGCGGCACCGCGTGGAACGTCGTCCCCGACGGCTGTGAAGTGACTATCGACGAGCGGACCGTGCCCGGCGAGCGTGCGCCGTTGGAGCGTGTCGAGGACGTCGAGGGCGTGGAGTGGCGCGTCGACCAGGACCTCCCACCGATGGCGTGTTCCGACGACGACTTCGCCGACGTGGTGTTGGCGGCCGCCCGCGACACTCAGTCTGGGACGCCCGAACACGTCGTGAAGCCGCACGCGACGGACGCGGGGTGGCTGGCGGACGCGGGGACGGCCTGCGTCATCTGCGGCGCCGCCGAGTCGGGCGAGGCCCACACCGACACCGAGAGCGTCTCCTACGAGGTGCTCGACCGCTGTTACCGCGTCTACCGTGAAGTGGCAGCGCGGGCGAGTACGTTCGCGTAA
- a CDS encoding TMEM175 family protein: MVYRGTRESEETDRMLALSDGVIAIAITLLVLEITVPEIPAGSPLSVLPSLIFEQWHEFFGFVLSFLVIGSYWVNHRRIFVHIERHDRGILWLNLLFLLMVAFIPFASSVFATYPDQFGIMFLSGTLALTGFTLALLWSYASRRELVEEGLSSRVVEIQAARFLASPAVFVLSILVAAFDPGLGILTWLLLVPINAVLQSRLVENLEGEASQSRVRTSK; encoded by the coding sequence ATGGTCTACCGGGGTACTCGAGAGTCGGAGGAAACGGACCGGATGCTCGCGTTGAGTGACGGCGTCATCGCGATCGCGATCACGTTGCTGGTGCTCGAGATAACCGTGCCGGAGATTCCAGCGGGAAGCCCGCTCTCGGTACTTCCCAGTCTCATCTTCGAACAGTGGCACGAGTTCTTCGGCTTCGTGCTGAGTTTCCTCGTCATCGGGTCGTACTGGGTGAATCACCGACGTATCTTCGTTCACATCGAGCGACACGACAGGGGGATCCTGTGGCTCAACCTCCTGTTCCTGTTGATGGTGGCGTTCATCCCGTTCGCGTCCAGCGTCTTCGCAACGTATCCAGACCAGTTCGGCATTATGTTCTTGTCCGGGACGCTCGCGCTCACGGGATTCACGCTCGCGCTCCTCTGGTCGTACGCGTCGCGGCGTGAACTCGTCGAGGAAGGACTCTCCTCTCGGGTCGTGGAGATCCAAGCGGCACGGTTCCTCGCGTCTCCAGCCGTGTTCGTCCTCTCGATACTCGTCGCAGCGTTCGACCCTGGGTTGGGGATTCTGACGTGGCTCCTCTTGGTTCCGATCAACGCCGTGTTGCAGTCTCGACTGGTCGAGAACCTCGAAGGGGAGGCCAGTCAGTCCCGGGTCCGTACCTCGAAGTGA
- a CDS encoding carboxypeptidase M32: MATDASAEASETADAYDDLVERFERINGVQGAAGVLGWDQQVMMPEGGTPARSKQLSVLSSVSHEMLTDEETADLLDACEDLDLDDEQEALVREARREYERAASVPTDLVEEISETSTEALGAWEQARAEDDFEQFAPYLEKLVDLKRQYAEHIDPDRDAYEVLFEDYEPCLPLEQAEEILETLKETLVPMIDEIRASDADVTTDAFDDEFPEEEQEDLSRDVLTTLGYDWDRGRLDPSTHPFTSGNVYDCRVTTRYDESDPLGGLMATVHEFGHAFYNLGLPEEHFGTPLGESRDLSVHESQSRLWENHVGRSQAFWDLVTPKFVERFDTEASAREAFESANQVYEDNLIRVEADELTYHLHIVIRFEIEKALISGDLDVEDVPEVWNDKYEEYLGIRPETDTTGCLQDIHWSHGNFGYFPTYSLGSVMASQLFNAAEDDIKNIYGKVREGEFEALQAWLRENIHQHGSRYETNELVREATGEDFTADYFVNYVQSKYGDLYDLEESV, from the coding sequence ATGGCGACTGACGCGAGCGCGGAGGCCAGCGAGACGGCCGACGCCTACGACGACCTCGTCGAGCGGTTCGAACGGATCAACGGCGTGCAGGGCGCGGCGGGCGTCCTCGGCTGGGACCAGCAGGTGATGATGCCCGAGGGCGGCACGCCCGCCCGCTCGAAGCAACTATCCGTCCTCTCGTCTGTGAGCCACGAGATGCTCACCGACGAGGAGACGGCCGACCTCCTCGACGCCTGTGAGGACCTCGACTTGGACGACGAACAGGAGGCACTCGTCCGGGAGGCCCGCCGCGAGTACGAGCGTGCCGCGTCGGTGCCGACCGACCTCGTCGAGGAGATTTCCGAGACTTCGACGGAGGCGCTGGGCGCGTGGGAGCAAGCGAGAGCAGAAGACGACTTCGAGCAGTTCGCGCCGTACCTGGAGAAACTGGTCGACCTGAAGCGGCAGTACGCCGAGCACATCGACCCCGACCGCGACGCCTACGAGGTGCTGTTCGAGGACTACGAGCCGTGTCTCCCGCTGGAGCAGGCCGAGGAGATCCTCGAGACGCTGAAGGAGACGCTCGTGCCGATGATCGACGAGATTCGCGCGAGCGATGCCGACGTGACGACCGACGCCTTCGACGACGAATTCCCCGAGGAGGAGCAGGAGGACCTCTCGCGTGACGTGCTCACGACGCTGGGGTACGATTGGGACCGCGGTCGCCTCGACCCCTCGACGCACCCGTTCACCTCCGGCAACGTGTACGACTGCCGCGTCACCACCCGGTACGACGAGTCCGACCCACTCGGTGGCCTGATGGCGACCGTCCACGAGTTCGGTCACGCCTTCTACAACCTCGGCCTGCCCGAGGAGCACTTCGGCACGCCGCTGGGCGAGTCGCGTGACCTGTCGGTCCACGAGAGCCAGTCGCGTCTCTGGGAGAACCACGTCGGCCGATCGCAGGCGTTCTGGGATCTGGTGACGCCGAAGTTCGTGGAGCGCTTCGACACCGAGGCGAGTGCTCGCGAGGCGTTCGAGTCGGCCAACCAGGTGTACGAGGACAACCTCATCCGCGTCGAGGCGGACGAACTCACCTACCACCTCCACATCGTCATCCGCTTCGAGATCGAGAAGGCGCTCATCTCGGGCGACCTCGACGTCGAGGACGTCCCCGAGGTGTGGAACGACAAGTACGAGGAGTACCTCGGCATCCGCCCCGAGACGGACACGACGGGCTGTCTGCAGGACATCCACTGGAGTCACGGCAACTTCGGCTACTTCCCGACGTACTCGCTCGGCTCTGTGATGGCGAGCCAGTTGTTCAACGCCGCCGAAGACGACATCAAGAACATCTACGGGAAGGTCCGCGAGGGCGAGTTCGAGGCGCTCCAAGCGTGGCTCCGCGAGAACATCCACCAGCACGGAAGCCGCTACGAGACGAACGAGTTGGTCCGCGAGGCGACCGGCGAGGACTTCACCGCCGACTACTTCGTCAACTACGTGCAGTCGAAGTACGGCGACCTGTACGATCTCGAAGAATCGGTGTAA
- a CDS encoding isocitrate lyase/PEP mutase family protein gives MDHETQRKRAETFRALHDDAGGPLVLPNAWDAGSAVVLANAGFDALGTTSAGIAAAHGVPDGERLSRETMLAAVRRIANAVDVPVTADIEAGYGDTPEAVAETVRATIDAGAVGVNLEDGTGDPDAPLAPIEDHAAVVRAAREAARETGVPIVVNGRPDVFWLGVGDEADRLDHAVERATAYADAGSDCVFVPGVTDLETIRALVDRIDAPLNVLGGPGAPPIPDLADAGAARVSVGSGPMRATLGLLREIATELRDEGTYDAMTGAIPYDELATMLAAANNNSS, from the coding sequence ATGGACCACGAGACACAGCGCAAGCGAGCCGAGACGTTCCGTGCGCTCCACGACGACGCGGGCGGACCGCTCGTTCTCCCGAACGCGTGGGACGCGGGCAGTGCGGTCGTCCTCGCGAACGCGGGGTTCGACGCACTGGGGACGACGAGCGCAGGAATCGCCGCCGCCCACGGCGTCCCCGACGGGGAACGCCTCTCCCGGGAGACGATGCTCGCGGCCGTCCGACGCATCGCGAACGCTGTCGACGTGCCGGTGACCGCCGACATCGAGGCGGGCTACGGGGACACGCCCGAAGCCGTCGCGGAGACGGTGCGAGCGACCATCGACGCCGGGGCCGTCGGCGTCAACCTCGAAGACGGCACCGGCGACCCCGACGCACCGCTCGCGCCCATCGAGGACCACGCGGCCGTCGTCCGCGCCGCACGCGAGGCCGCACGCGAGACGGGCGTGCCCATCGTCGTCAACGGGCGACCCGACGTGTTCTGGCTCGGCGTCGGCGACGAGGCCGACCGCCTCGACCACGCGGTGGAGCGAGCCACTGCGTACGCCGACGCCGGGAGCGACTGCGTATTCGTCCCCGGCGTGACCGACTTGGAGACGATTCGGGCGCTCGTCGACCGGATCGACGCGCCGCTCAACGTCCTCGGCGGTCCGGGCGCACCGCCGATCCCCGACCTCGCGGACGCGGGCGCCGCGCGGGTGAGCGTCGGGTCCGGACCGATGCGCGCGACGCTCGGGTTACTTCGCGAGATTGCGACGGAACTCCGCGACGAGGGGACATACGACGCGATGACGGGTGCGATTCCGTACGACGAACTGGCGACGATGCTGGCGGCGGCGAACAATAACTCGTCGTAA
- a CDS encoding class I SAM-dependent methyltransferase, with protein sequence MRRFTADYLERTRRGMWESREALQPLELDSRTRILDVGCGTGELTRVLAEEAPDARVVGVDADRDLLATAHDESTASNGDADRDIDYCAGDATRLPFPDDAFDLVVCQALLINLPDPAAAVREFARVSSELVAAVEPDNADVEVTSSVDSEAGLERRVRAAYIAGVETDVAMGDRVREQFRAAGLSDVTARRYRHEKRIDPPYSEADLTDVARKASGAGLADHETELRRALASDGDDDGSAAADGYDALRREWREMGRTAAKQAQDGEYVRVETVPFDVTVGEV encoded by the coding sequence ATGCGCCGCTTCACCGCCGACTACCTCGAACGCACGCGCCGCGGGATGTGGGAGTCGCGAGAGGCGCTCCAGCCACTCGAACTGGACTCGCGCACCCGCATCCTCGACGTCGGCTGTGGGACGGGCGAACTCACGCGGGTCCTCGCGGAGGAGGCCCCCGACGCGCGAGTGGTCGGCGTCGACGCCGACCGCGATCTGCTCGCGACCGCGCACGACGAGTCCACCGCGTCGAACGGGGACGCCGACCGCGACATCGACTACTGCGCGGGTGACGCCACCCGCCTCCCGTTCCCAGACGACGCCTTCGATCTGGTCGTCTGTCAGGCGCTGTTGATCAACCTCCCCGACCCTGCCGCGGCCGTTCGAGAGTTCGCCCGCGTCTCCTCGGAGTTGGTCGCCGCGGTCGAACCCGACAACGCCGACGTAGAGGTGACTTCGAGCGTCGACAGCGAGGCCGGACTGGAACGACGGGTCCGCGCGGCGTACATCGCGGGCGTCGAGACGGACGTGGCGATGGGCGACCGCGTGCGCGAGCAGTTCCGCGCGGCGGGCCTGTCGGACGTCACGGCGCGCCGCTACCGCCACGAGAAGCGTATCGACCCACCGTACTCTGAAGCGGATCTCACGGACGTCGCGCGGAAGGCAAGCGGCGCGGGGCTCGCAGACCACGAGACGGAACTCCGGCGTGCGCTCGCGAGCGACGGCGACGACGATGGGAGCGCCGCCGCCGACGGCTACGACGCGCTCAGACGCGAGTGGCGCGAGATGGGACGAACTGCGGCGAAACAGGCACAAGACGGCGAGTACGTCCGCGTCGAGACGGTGCCGTTCGACGTGACCGTGGGCGAGGTCTGA
- a CDS encoding DUF7095 family protein, with amino-acid sequence MEREAALDRVESIIDAVDEGPMPVPVREVWVYGDVALGLDPIDRLDVYVTKDILMRGDDPDAADEFERSHGVKGIGRSVSAEWAREYPEHIRVNDNGYAAPEKCLAAHLLPDDEPIHLEVCNAPFDQNVKQRLKGALDRGAYEQVLDPRGVQLYGEGQRATETMAKLRGGDLPFPTLSGALEMLGVEDAEADDIVDAMESYREAQEGATVRGDVV; translated from the coding sequence ATGGAACGCGAGGCGGCCCTCGACCGCGTGGAGTCGATCATCGACGCCGTCGACGAGGGGCCGATGCCGGTGCCAGTTCGGGAGGTGTGGGTGTACGGCGACGTCGCCCTCGGCCTCGATCCCATCGACCGACTCGACGTGTACGTGACGAAGGACATCCTGATGCGTGGCGACGACCCCGACGCCGCCGACGAGTTCGAGCGCTCACACGGCGTGAAAGGAATCGGTCGCTCCGTCTCCGCCGAGTGGGCCCGCGAGTATCCGGAACACATCCGTGTCAACGACAACGGCTACGCTGCTCCCGAGAAGTGTCTCGCGGCACACCTCCTCCCCGACGACGAACCGATCCACTTGGAGGTGTGTAACGCGCCGTTCGACCAGAACGTGAAACAGCGACTGAAGGGTGCGCTCGACCGCGGTGCGTACGAACAGGTGCTCGACCCGCGCGGCGTCCAGTTGTACGGCGAGGGGCAACGCGCGACCGAGACGATGGCGAAACTCCGCGGCGGCGACCTGCCGTTCCCGACGCTGTCGGGCGCACTGGAGATGCTCGGCGTCGAGGACGCGGAGGCCGACGACATCGTCGACGCGATGGAGTCGTACCGTGAGGCGCAAGAGGGGGCGACCGTCCGCGGCGACGTGGTGTGA